DNA from Bacteroides zoogleoformans:
TCGAATTCGGTGAAGACGGGGAAGTCATCGAACGCTTTTCCGGCAAATTGCTCGTCCAGCAGGAGCCGGATGCCTCGTCTTTTCCCAACGGAGGCATCAGAAACACTTTCGAGGCGCGCGGATACACGGCATGGGATGTCTCTTCACCCGCTTTCGTGGTCGAATCCACGCTTTGCATCCCCACCATCTTCATCTCCTATACAGGCGAGGCGCTCGATTACAAAACTCCGCTGCTGAAGGCGCTGGCGGCCGTAGATAAAGCCGCCACGGACGTATGCCAACTATTCGACAAGAACGTGGGGCGCGTATATACCAATTTGGGATGGGAGCAGGAGTACTTTCTCGTAGACCTCGCATTATACAATGCCCGCCCCGACCTTTGCCTCACCGGACGCACCTTGATGGGACATTCTTCGGCCAAAGACCAGCAGTTGGAAGACCATTACTTCGGTTCCATCCCTCCGAGGGTGACAGCCTTCATGAAGGAACTTGAGATAGAATGTCACAAACTGGGCATTCCGGTCAAGACCCGCCATAATGAAGTGGCTCCCAACCAATTTGAATTGGCTCCCATCTTCGAGAATGCCAATCTTGCCAACGACCACAACCTGCTTGTCATGGACCTGATGAAACACATCGCGCGCAAGCATAAGTTCGCCGTATTGCTGCACGAGAAGCCCTACAGCGGCGTCAACGGCTCGGGCAAACACAACAATTGGTCTCTTTGCACCGATACGGGTGTCAATCTCTTTGCGCCGGGCAAAAATCCCAAAGGAAACATGCTGTTCCTTACTTTTTTGGTGAACGTGCTGATGATGGTTTACAAGAATCAGGACCTGCTGCGTGCCTCCATCATGACTGCCGGAAACAGCCATCGGCTGGGAGCCAATGAGGCTCCTCCCGCCATCCTTTCCATCTTCTTGGGAAAACAGCTTTCTTCCATCCTCGATGAAATAGCCCGCCAGATAAGCGACAGCAAAATGACGTCGGAAGAGAAGACCACCTTGAAGCTGGGCATCGGGCGCATCCCCGAAATCTTGCTCGATACTACCGACCGCAACCGCACTTCGCCGTTTGCCTTCACCGGCAATCGTTTTGAGTTCCGCGCTGCAGGCGCATCGGCCAATTGCGCGGCCGCCATGATTGCCATCAACGCCGCTATGGCCAAGCAGCTGAACGAATTCAAAGTGTCCATCGACAAACTGATGGAAGACGGTGTGGGTAAGGACGAAGCCATCTTCCGCATTCTGAAGGAGACCATCATAGCCTCCGAACCTATCCGTTTCGAAGGTGACGGCTACTCCGAACAGTGGAGAAAGGAAGCCGCACGCCGCGGACTGACCAACATCTGCCATGTGACCGAAGCGCTGA
Protein-coding regions in this window:
- a CDS encoding glutamine synthetase III family protein gives rise to the protein MSKMRFFALQELANRQPLEVSTPSNKLSDYYGSHVFDNKKMQEYLPKEAYKAVTDAIEKGTLINREMADLIANGMKSWAKSLHVTHYTHWFQPLTDGTAEKHDGFIEFGEDGEVIERFSGKLLVQQEPDASSFPNGGIRNTFEARGYTAWDVSSPAFVVESTLCIPTIFISYTGEALDYKTPLLKALAAVDKAATDVCQLFDKNVGRVYTNLGWEQEYFLVDLALYNARPDLCLTGRTLMGHSSAKDQQLEDHYFGSIPPRVTAFMKELEIECHKLGIPVKTRHNEVAPNQFELAPIFENANLANDHNLLVMDLMKHIARKHKFAVLLHEKPYSGVNGSGKHNNWSLCTDTGVNLFAPGKNPKGNMLFLTFLVNVLMMVYKNQDLLRASIMTAGNSHRLGANEAPPAILSIFLGKQLSSILDEIARQISDSKMTSEEKTTLKLGIGRIPEILLDTTDRNRTSPFAFTGNRFEFRAAGASANCAAAMIAINAAMAKQLNEFKVSIDKLMEDGVGKDEAIFRILKETIIASEPIRFEGDGYSEQWRKEAARRGLTNICHVTEALMHYMDAQSRSVLIGEHIFNETELACRLEVELEKYTMKVQIESRVLGDLAINHIVPTAVAYQTRLLENLIGLREILSPEEYDELCADRRELVREISQRVAAIKTQVRDMTEARKVANRMESCKDKAFAYEKSVSPYLESIRDHIDHLEMEIDDEIWPLPKYRELLFTK